A segment of the Leptospira barantonii genome:
AAAATCCAAGATTAGAATATAATTTCTAAATCTTTTTTCAATATTATTCAGTTCTTCCAAGGAAGCTTCCATACCTGTTTTGAATATCGGATTACGCGATTGAAAAAAACGGAAAATTATGCACTATTCAACTCGAAATTCTTACCTCGCATTAGTTTTTTTAAAATTAATTTCCGATTCGAAAAGATTGTAAAATAAAAGTGGAAGGGTCGTGTGTCTTCTCGCTCCGATTTTAAAGGCCCTCCTTGCAGATTTTTATGCTGAGAATCTTCTTCTTTATCTAAATCTACAAGTCGAGAAAAAAATCTGCAAATCGAGATTCCGAAATAAAAACCGGCGAATTTTGCTTCATACCAATCTTGATAATCGGGACGGAACGAATATCGAATCAATTGTTGATTCTTAGATTGGTAGAGAGTTTTTCTAAAAGCGGAATCCTGAAATTTAGAGAATAGATTTCTTTTTTGAAATTTA
Coding sequences within it:
- a CDS encoding DUF1564 family protein — its product is MIENRLQDFTEFKGKSKKDTGPSDLLVPIHLEGFVRKQIKKHRTLKNYFHYLLFKFQKRNLFSKFQDSAFRKTLYQSKNQQLIRYSFRPDYQDWYEAKFAGFYFGISICRFFSRLVDLDKEEDSQHKNLQGGPLKSEREDTRPFHFYFTIFSNRKLILKKLMRGKNFELNSA